A stretch of Myxococcus virescens DNA encodes these proteins:
- the rpsJ gene encoding 30S ribosomal protein S10 has translation MATQKIRIRLKAYDSKLLDQSAGEIVETAKRTGAKVAGPIPLPTRINKFTVLRSPHVDKKSREQFEIRTHKRLLDILEPTQQTLDALMKLDLSAGVDVEIKS, from the coding sequence ATGGCGACACAGAAGATCCGCATCCGGCTGAAGGCGTACGACTCGAAGCTCCTGGACCAGAGCGCGGGTGAGATCGTCGAGACGGCCAAGCGCACAGGCGCGAAGGTGGCCGGTCCGATCCCCCTTCCCACGCGCATCAACAAGTTCACGGTGCTGCGGTCTCCGCACGTGGACAAGAAGAGCCGTGAGCAGTTCGAGATCCGCACGCACAAGCGCCTGCTCGATATCCTCGAGCCCACGCAGCAGACGCTGGATGCGCTGATGAAGCTGGATCTGTCGGCTGGCGTTGACGTCGAGATCAAGTCCTAG